Proteins found in one Plasmodium relictum strain SGS1 genome assembly, chromosome: 13 genomic segment:
- a CDS encoding transcription initiation TFIID-like, putative yields the protein MCNPSKRTKLNNNEINNIFIKNEHNMSVHNISMNAILCSSLNLDSIYKYFSNCIYNPREFKCMRIDVPVSLRTVNKYVNYINNKKERDDKYKLKDEKYKQIKEKNEKKFDDIKNEKVKKDDDIENEKEESEEKKEIVSEKIIDNNKNYIKDNKNISNDNYIPFDETENINSIINEDISDTKNDKSNDIVEYSIENNNVVNKKLIINVSIFSNGKIICTGNNSIEACKIAMKKVEKKLKQLNFKNIKLKKITITNILAVYNIGFSIVLPLFAQYYKSVDYDPNVFPACKVKIALINENEKNCDEKNEENNSQYAWWNIKKTAEKEKNKVDVISASIFSTGNITLTGGKSYENLQKCIDILLPYLIKSKSQH from the exons atgtgtAATCCTTCTAAAAGAACGAAATTAAATaacaatgaaataaataatatttttataaaaaatgaacatAATATGAGTGTACATAACATTTCTATGAATGCAATACTGTGTTCTTCGTTAAATTTAGatagtatatataaatatttttctaattgtatatataatcCTAGAGAATTTAAATGCATGAGAATTGATGTTCCTGTTAGTTTAAGAACCGTAAACAAGTATGTAAATtacattaataataaaaaagaaagagatGATAagtataaattaaaagatgaaaaatataaacaaattaaagaaaaaaatgaaaaaaaatttgatgatataaaaaatgaaaaagtgaaaaaagatgatgatatagaaaatgaaaaagaagaaagtgaggaaaaaaaagaaatagttagtgaaaaaataatagacaataataaaaattacataaaagataataaaaatatttcgaATGATAATTATATTCCTTTTGATGAAacagaaaatattaatagtaTCATAAATGAAGATATTTCAGAtacaaaaaatgataaatctAATGATATTGTAGAATATTccattgaaaataataatgtagtaaataaaaagttaattataaatgtttctatattttctaaTGGTAAAATAATATGTACAGGAAATAATTCAATAGAAGCTTGTAAAATTGCTATGAAGAaagttgaaaaaaaattaaagcagttaaattttaaaaatataaaattaaaaaaaataaccaTTACAAATATTTTGGCTGTATATAATATAGGATTCTCCATAGTATTACCATTGTTTGCtcaatattataaaagt GTGGATTATGATCCAAATGTATTTCCAGCTTGTAAAGTAAAAATTGCTTTGATAAAtgagaatgaaaaaaattgtgATGAAAAAAACGAA GAAAATAATAGTCAATATGCATGGtggaatataaaaaagactgctgaaaaagaaaaaaataaagttgaTGTCATTTCAGCTAGTATTTTTTCAACAGGTAATATAACTTTAACAGGAGGAAAAAGTTATGAAAATCTTCAAAAATGTATAGATATATTATTACCATATTTAATCAAAAGTAAATCGCAACATTAA
- a CDS encoding protein archease, putative, whose amino-acid sequence MSNFSEKEIISLPQRNRRKIDKSYLSESEVEKEYAEQNISDNEEKLNENDFKKTYKYEYLDHTADVILHSYGNNLTECFESVCISMFNYMCNLNDVKSKIRRKIIVKGDNLDDLLFNFLTEFHFLYGKEYFICKNIDIIKFDKQNFLIEAIGYGDFFNSSKHECGTEIKAITKHELKIISNNENYEIFVLVDI is encoded by the coding sequence atgagTAATTTTTCTGAAAAGGAAATTATTTCACTCCCCCAGAGAAATAGGAGAAAAATCGACAAAAGTTATTTAAGCGAAAGCGAAGTAGAGAAAGAATATGCAGAACAAAATATATctgataatgaagaaaaattaaatgaaaacgatttcaaaaaaacatataaatatgaatatcTTGATCATACAGCAGATGTTATTTTACATAGTTACGGTAATAACTTAACAGAATGTTTTGAATCAGTATGCATTTCAATGTTTAATTATATGTGTAATTTAAACGATGTAAAATCAAaaataagaagaaaaataattgtaaAAGGAGATAATTTAGATGATCTTCTCTTTAATTTCTTAACAGAGTTTCATTTCTTATATGGAAAAGAGTActttatatgtaaaaatattgatattATCAAATTTGATAAACAAAATTTCTTAATTGAAGCTATTGGATATGgtgatttttttaattcttctaaGCATGAATGTGGTACAGAAATTAAAGCTATAACTAAacatgaattaaaaataatttcaaataatgaaaattacgAAATTTTTGTCTTAGTTGATatttaa